From the genome of Spirosomataceae bacterium TFI 002, one region includes:
- a CDS encoding isoquinoline 1-oxidoreductase, beta subunit: MKNTNKFDRRSFLKSSALAGGGLMLSFNWFTEAKAAEIMNVAEEWSELTGYIKITPNNVIKILCPNPEFGQNVMTSLPMIIAEELDANWENVLVEMGPHDNVKLGPQFTGGSNSVRMYWKPLREAGATARQMLIQAAAQTWKVPSEEITTKAGIISHKSGKTANYGEMASIAATLATPQGMKLKAPKDFSVVSQSKKNVEGHKVITGKQLFGIDYHVDGMLIAMIQHPPAFGMTLKSFDASQTLKMPGIKDVFSFKLYDDTFEQAGFDTRTFNEMIAVVGNSTWEVMNARKKLKAQWEAAGDLKNVVNGRGGKTEVVVPGRLETTSHQMEMMAEHSKMPAKELRKDGDPEAAFNNATTIIERNYNAPFLAHNCMEPMNFFADVKEDSALVAGPHQAPGWMEPTLSKLLNIAPEKIEIQMTRMGGGFGRRAYTQFAYEAARISQKVKAPVKLIYSREDDMTYGIYRPMYTATYRAALDANKKLIGFHVIGGGIPESPIHANRFPAGAVDNYLAESWEIPSNITIGAFRAPRSNFNAAAEQSFLDEVAEAMGKDPIEMRLEMLKRAKENPVGKNNDYDADRYAGVLELVKEKSGWAKETNRKYNRGVAAYFCHNSYAAHVVDMVTRNGEPYVEKVTSAIDCGIVINPDAAVNMVQGAVVDGIGQSFYGAMTFKNGQPDHNNFNTYRMIRHNEAPKSIDVHFVQNEIDPTGLGEPPFPPVFGAVANALYKTSGKRHYNQPFMSEESSL; this comes from the coding sequence ATGAAAAATACGAACAAATTTGATAGACGTTCATTTTTGAAATCTTCAGCCTTGGCAGGAGGTGGTTTAATGTTGAGTTTCAATTGGTTTACAGAAGCCAAAGCAGCTGAAATAATGAACGTTGCAGAGGAATGGAGCGAACTTACTGGCTACATAAAAATTACACCTAATAATGTCATAAAAATACTTTGTCCTAACCCTGAATTTGGTCAAAACGTAATGACTTCTTTGCCTATGATTATAGCGGAGGAATTAGATGCCAATTGGGAAAATGTTTTAGTAGAAATGGGGCCTCATGATAATGTCAAGTTGGGTCCTCAATTTACCGGTGGGAGTAATTCTGTAAGAATGTATTGGAAACCTTTGAGAGAAGCAGGTGCTACGGCTCGTCAAATGCTTATTCAAGCGGCAGCCCAAACATGGAAAGTACCAAGCGAAGAAATTACCACAAAAGCGGGCATAATAAGTCATAAGAGTGGAAAAACAGCCAATTATGGGGAAATGGCAAGCATTGCAGCCACTTTAGCCACGCCTCAAGGAATGAAACTTAAGGCTCCAAAAGACTTTTCAGTTGTTAGCCAATCGAAGAAAAACGTAGAAGGGCACAAAGTAATAACAGGAAAGCAACTTTTCGGAATCGATTATCATGTGGATGGGATGCTGATTGCGATGATTCAACATCCGCCCGCTTTTGGAATGACATTAAAATCTTTTGATGCTAGCCAAACACTAAAAATGCCCGGAATTAAAGATGTCTTTAGTTTTAAATTGTACGATGACACTTTCGAGCAAGCTGGTTTTGATACTCGCACTTTTAACGAAATGATAGCAGTTGTAGGAAATTCTACTTGGGAAGTGATGAATGCCCGTAAAAAACTAAAGGCACAATGGGAAGCAGCTGGAGATCTTAAAAATGTCGTAAACGGAAGAGGTGGAAAAACAGAGGTTGTGGTGCCAGGAAGGCTAGAAACTACTAGCCATCAAATGGAAATGATGGCTGAGCATTCAAAAATGCCTGCAAAAGAATTGCGAAAGGATGGTGATCCCGAAGCTGCTTTTAATAATGCTACTACCATAATTGAGAGAAATTACAACGCTCCTTTTTTGGCCCACAATTGTATGGAACCCATGAACTTCTTTGCTGATGTTAAGGAAGATAGTGCCTTGGTCGCTGGTCCTCATCAAGCACCAGGTTGGATGGAGCCAACGCTTTCTAAACTTTTGAACATAGCTCCAGAAAAAATAGAAATTCAAATGACCCGTATGGGTGGAGGGTTTGGTCGAAGGGCATATACGCAGTTTGCTTATGAAGCCGCTCGAATTTCACAAAAAGTAAAAGCTCCTGTAAAACTGATTTATAGTCGAGAAGATGACATGACTTATGGAATTTACCGACCAATGTATACTGCCACCTATCGTGCAGCATTAGATGCTAATAAAAAGCTAATTGGTTTTCATGTAATTGGCGGTGGAATACCAGAAAGTCCAATTCATGCCAATCGTTTTCCAGCAGGTGCGGTAGACAACTATCTAGCAGAATCTTGGGAGATACCTTCTAATATTACGATTGGGGCATTTAGAGCACCACGATCAAACTTCAATGCAGCTGCAGAACAATCTTTCCTCGACGAAGTAGCTGAGGCAATGGGTAAAGATCCAATAGAAATGAGGCTCGAAATGCTTAAAAGAGCCAAAGAAAACCCTGTTGGAAAAAACAACGATTACGATGCCGATAGATATGCTGGAGTGTTAGAATTAGTAAAAGAAAAGTCTGGATGGGCTAAAGAAACCAATAGGAAGTATAATAGAGGAGTAGCGGCTTATTTTTGCCATAATAGCTATGCAGCCCATGTGGTGGATATGGTTACCCGTAATGGCGAACCTTATGTAGAAAAAGTAACTTCTGCCATCGATTGCGGAATTGTTATAAATCCAGATGCAGCCGTCAATATGGTGCAAGGTGCTGTTGTAGATGGTATTGGGCAATCTTTTTACGGTGCCATGACTTTTAAAAACGGTCAGCCCGATCATAATAACTTCAATACTTACAGAATGATTAGGCACAATGAAGCTCCGAAATCTATTGATGTGCACTTTGTACAAAACGAAATTGATCCAACAGGTTTAGGGGAGCCCCCATTTCCGCCAGTATTTGGAGCAGTTGCCAATGCATTGTATAAAACCTCTGGAAAAAGGCATTATAATCAACCGTTTATGAGTGAGGAGTCAAGTTTGTAA
- a CDS encoding Transcription regulator of the Arc/MetJ class, translating to MRTNIVIDDNLLAEAKELSNLTTKKDIVEESIKAYIALLKRQNMLELFGKVEWMGDLDEMRSTLK from the coding sequence ATGAGAACAAACATAGTTATAGACGACAATCTTTTGGCAGAAGCAAAAGAACTGTCTAATCTTACAACAAAAAAGGATATCGTGGAAGAATCAATAAAAGCATACATAGCTCTTCTAAAAAGACAAAATATGCTAGAATTATTCGGAAAAGTTGAATGGATGGGCGACTTGGATGAAATGAGATCTACCCTGAAATGA
- a CDS encoding ADP-ribose pyrophosphatase YjhB, NUDIX family translates to MSLFKRQDYIDQLSIDCVIFGYKEKELKVLVSKIAFGKNQWTLPGGFIQKAEGIDDAAKRILKERTKVTDIYLEQFHVFGQSTRSNNQLFEELKEQPDSINESFNSEDLQWLTQRFISIGFYALVDINKVEPQKGEFDEIVKWVDIKELPSLIMDHNDMVAIALEVLRQNLDRKLIGFNLLPETFTMKEIKELYEAVYDKPFARNNFQKKILDLGVLERLEKKFTGAANKAPFLYRFLR, encoded by the coding sequence ATGAGTCTATTTAAAAGGCAAGATTACATTGATCAACTATCCATTGATTGTGTCATTTTTGGTTATAAAGAAAAGGAGCTTAAAGTACTTGTGAGTAAAATTGCATTTGGCAAAAACCAATGGACTTTGCCGGGAGGTTTTATCCAAAAAGCTGAGGGGATAGATGATGCTGCCAAAAGAATCCTGAAAGAAAGGACAAAAGTGACTGATATATATCTAGAGCAATTTCACGTCTTTGGACAATCTACTAGGTCAAATAATCAACTTTTTGAAGAATTAAAAGAACAGCCAGATTCGATAAATGAAAGTTTTAATAGTGAAGACTTGCAATGGCTTACTCAGCGATTTATTTCTATCGGTTTCTATGCACTTGTGGATATAAATAAGGTGGAGCCCCAAAAAGGTGAGTTTGATGAAATTGTGAAATGGGTTGATATAAAAGAGCTACCATCGCTTATCATGGATCACAATGACATGGTCGCAATTGCACTTGAAGTTCTAAGGCAAAATCTTGATCGAAAGCTCATTGGATTCAACTTACTGCCCGAAACTTTCACTATGAAAGAAATAAAAGAGCTTTACGAAGCAGTTTACGACAAGCCTTTTGCTCGTAATAATTTCCAAAAGAAGATACTCGACTTAGGTGTTCTAGAAAGGTTAGAAAAGAAGTTTACTGGTGCGGCGAATAAGGCTCCTTTTTTGTATCGGTTTTTGAGGTGA
- a CDS encoding cytochrome c, whose protein sequence is MKFSIKTSSRRFWAFAFSLFLVAQVAFVQSKLNVLVFSKTAAFRHASIEKGQAAIKKMASEKGFSVSFTEDASLFTEANLKKYNVVLFLSTTGDVLNNEQQSTFERYIQAGGGYVGIHAATDTEYEWPWYNKLAGAWFQDHPMNPSNVQNGRFFVTEKNELTAGMPDSFERTDEFYSFKNISKNINVVVKIDEKSYQGGTNGDDHPISWYHEFDGGRSFYTAMGHTDETFVEPLFLNHLWAGIKYAAGGANPQPVDFSKSRPEENRFTKVVLEEKLDEPMELSLLDENRVLFIQRKGEVRLYNTKTKELKTIAKIPVSLNYVSAEGKESVAEDGLLGLNKDPNFVKNQWVYMYYSSVKGSYNQLSRFTMRGDELLLDSEIEMLRIETQREECCHTGGSIAWDKSGNLFLSTGDNTNPHGSNGYSPSDERPGRMAWDAQKSSANTNDLRGKIIRITPQPDGTYTIPEGNLFAKGTPKTRPEIYTMGHRNPFRISVDKHSGYVYWGEVGPDANDPKEDRGPAGHDEIGQARKAGNFGWPHFVGDNKAYHKYDFEAEKSGELWDASAPSNASPNNTGLTILPPAEKAFVWYPYGESPEFPLVGSGGRNAMAGPVFYSDDFKNAERAFPKYYNGKFLQYEWMRGWIMAVTMDSEGNYKSMERFMPSYKFSNPMDMEFADNGDLYMLEYGSGWFTGNDDARLIRIEYNGGNRKPQIQMASNQLGGAAPFDLKLTSAGTKDADNDPLKYTWNISSADGFKKSFNTSDAAITLKKIGVYKVELTVNDGKGGINSQTMEITVGNEPPVLSLDMPNSNKSFFVANRTFDYDIKVTDKEDGTLNKGISPDQVAVSIDYLAEGFDKVDIARGHRSADASAAYAKGLKLIEGSDCMACHNKTKKSIGPSYTQVSAKYKDDKSALEYLTKKIIAGGSGVWGETAMAGHPQLATEDASEMAKYILNITNEKPASASLPVKGTYAAKVPASDKGQGVFIVRASYEDQGAMGMPSLRSEQSFVLRNANLGPHDFNVYENVNKMSFGGNKLAIPSKNGAYMVLEQVDLSGIKAIEIAATAPKAQLNAAGGKAQFRLGSPIGKLIGQTEFLSPSEGMSFAPSLISGTIILPEDAKGKLQDLYVVFVNPEAGAQSMMVVMSIEMKMLAEGEEIKVENTKYSDFFAGKWNTMFLGTPNGDVKLLLELLREDGQLTGKITPEMEDTESITLSKVEENEDEITIYFNMMNYDLNVTLSKEGDLNLAGKLMGMIKVTAERVVEESDFYADKWLTTFIGTPNGDSELILDLVRKDGQLTGTITPNKEGAESVQLDSVEESEEGLTIYFNMMNYDLNVTLSKEDDQNLTGSLMGMFKVKGVRMK, encoded by the coding sequence ATGAAATTCTCAATAAAAACAAGTTCAAGAAGGTTTTGGGCGTTTGCTTTTTCGCTATTTCTAGTGGCTCAAGTCGCTTTCGTACAATCCAAACTAAATGTTTTAGTATTTAGTAAAACTGCTGCTTTTCGGCATGCTTCCATAGAAAAAGGCCAAGCTGCAATAAAGAAAATGGCAAGCGAAAAAGGCTTTTCAGTAAGCTTTACTGAGGATGCAAGCCTATTTACTGAGGCCAACCTTAAAAAATACAACGTAGTACTTTTCCTCAGCACCACGGGTGATGTATTGAACAATGAGCAACAAAGCACTTTTGAAAGATACATCCAAGCTGGTGGTGGCTATGTTGGAATTCATGCAGCTACTGATACTGAATACGAATGGCCCTGGTATAATAAACTTGCTGGTGCATGGTTTCAGGATCATCCAATGAACCCAAGCAATGTACAGAATGGGAGATTTTTTGTTACCGAAAAAAATGAGCTAACAGCTGGAATGCCTGACTCTTTTGAAAGGACAGATGAGTTCTATAGTTTTAAAAACATTTCCAAAAACATAAATGTAGTAGTCAAAATAGACGAGAAGAGTTATCAAGGTGGAACTAATGGAGATGATCACCCAATAAGCTGGTATCATGAATTTGATGGTGGACGATCTTTCTACACAGCCATGGGTCACACAGATGAAACATTTGTAGAACCATTATTTCTCAATCACTTGTGGGCAGGTATTAAATACGCAGCAGGTGGTGCTAATCCGCAGCCTGTTGATTTTTCTAAATCAAGACCTGAAGAAAACCGATTCACCAAGGTTGTATTGGAAGAAAAACTTGACGAGCCAATGGAGCTTAGTCTATTAGACGAAAACAGGGTACTTTTTATCCAAAGAAAAGGGGAAGTAAGACTTTACAATACCAAAACCAAAGAACTAAAAACCATTGCGAAAATTCCAGTTAGTCTGAACTACGTGAGTGCAGAGGGAAAAGAATCTGTAGCTGAAGATGGGCTTTTGGGATTAAACAAAGACCCAAATTTTGTGAAAAACCAATGGGTTTACATGTATTACTCTTCAGTAAAAGGTTCTTACAATCAGCTTTCTAGGTTTACGATGAGAGGCGACGAATTACTCCTTGATAGTGAAATAGAAATGTTACGAATCGAAACTCAGCGAGAGGAATGTTGCCATACTGGTGGTTCAATTGCTTGGGATAAATCAGGAAACCTTTTCCTTTCTACTGGTGACAACACCAATCCACATGGTTCAAATGGCTACAGCCCAAGTGACGAGAGACCTGGAAGAATGGCATGGGACGCACAAAAATCATCTGCCAATACAAATGACTTACGAGGAAAGATCATCAGAATTACTCCTCAACCCGACGGTACATATACCATTCCTGAGGGAAACTTATTTGCAAAAGGAACACCCAAAACCAGACCTGAGATTTATACAATGGGACACAGGAATCCATTCCGTATTTCGGTTGACAAGCATTCTGGCTACGTATATTGGGGTGAAGTAGGACCTGATGCCAACGACCCAAAAGAAGATAGAGGGCCAGCGGGACACGACGAAATAGGGCAAGCTCGCAAAGCAGGAAACTTTGGTTGGCCACATTTTGTGGGTGATAATAAAGCCTATCACAAGTATGATTTTGAAGCCGAAAAATCTGGTGAATTGTGGGATGCAAGTGCACCTAGCAATGCATCTCCCAACAATACAGGATTAACAATTCTTCCTCCTGCAGAAAAAGCTTTTGTATGGTACCCTTATGGTGAGTCACCAGAATTTCCATTGGTAGGAAGTGGTGGTAGAAATGCCATGGCAGGACCTGTATTCTATTCAGATGACTTCAAAAATGCCGAGAGAGCATTCCCTAAGTATTACAACGGAAAGTTCTTGCAATATGAATGGATGAGAGGATGGATAATGGCTGTTACAATGGATAGTGAAGGCAATTACAAATCAATGGAGCGATTCATGCCGAGTTACAAATTTAGCAACCCAATGGACATGGAATTCGCCGATAATGGGGACTTATACATGCTAGAGTATGGTTCAGGCTGGTTTACCGGTAATGATGACGCAAGACTTATTCGGATAGAATACAATGGCGGAAATCGCAAACCGCAGATTCAGATGGCATCAAACCAATTGGGTGGAGCTGCTCCTTTTGATCTAAAACTAACTTCGGCAGGTACGAAAGATGCTGACAATGATCCTCTCAAATATACATGGAACATTAGCTCTGCAGATGGTTTCAAGAAATCATTCAACACAAGTGATGCGGCAATAACGCTCAAGAAAATTGGTGTATATAAAGTTGAACTCACGGTAAACGATGGCAAAGGAGGCATAAACAGCCAAACAATGGAAATTACTGTAGGTAACGAGCCACCAGTTTTAAGTCTTGATATGCCAAATAGCAATAAGAGTTTCTTTGTTGCCAATAGAACATTTGACTACGATATAAAAGTTACTGATAAAGAAGACGGTACACTGAATAAAGGAATATCACCAGATCAAGTAGCGGTAAGCATTGATTACCTCGCAGAAGGTTTCGATAAGGTAGATATTGCAAGAGGACATAGATCCGCCGATGCTAGTGCAGCTTATGCAAAGGGACTAAAGCTAATAGAAGGAAGTGACTGTATGGCCTGTCACAACAAAACAAAGAAATCTATTGGACCTTCGTACACACAGGTTTCTGCTAAATACAAAGACGACAAATCCGCACTAGAATATTTGACAAAGAAAATAATCGCTGGAGGAAGCGGTGTTTGGGGCGAAACAGCAATGGCTGGCCACCCTCAACTTGCTACTGAAGACGCTTCAGAAATGGCAAAATACATATTGAACATAACAAACGAAAAGCCAGCTTCAGCCAGTTTACCAGTAAAAGGAACATACGCTGCCAAAGTACCCGCTTCGGATAAAGGACAAGGAGTATTTATTGTAAGAGCGTCATATGAAGATCAAGGAGCGATGGGAATGCCTTCTTTACGATCTGAGCAGTCTTTTGTGTTGAGAAACGCTAATCTTGGACCGCATGATTTCAATGTTTATGAAAATGTAAACAAGATGTCTTTTGGAGGTAATAAGTTAGCTATTCCATCAAAAAATGGTGCCTACATGGTCTTGGAGCAGGTAGATCTATCTGGAATAAAAGCGATCGAGATCGCTGCTACCGCACCAAAAGCACAATTAAATGCAGCAGGAGGAAAAGCTCAGTTTAGGCTTGGCAGCCCAATCGGAAAGTTAATTGGACAAACCGAATTTTTATCCCCAAGTGAAGGAATGAGTTTTGCTCCATCACTAATATCTGGAACTATAATCTTACCTGAAGATGCCAAAGGTAAACTTCAAGACCTATACGTGGTATTTGTAAATCCAGAAGCTGGTGCTCAATCGATGATGGTTGTTATGAGTATAGAAATGAAAATGCTAGCCGAAGGTGAAGAAATCAAGGTTGAAAACACCAAATACAGTGATTTCTTTGCAGGAAAGTGGAATACTATGTTTTTAGGAACTCCTAATGGGGATGTAAAACTTTTGCTAGAACTGCTCAGAGAAGATGGTCAATTAACAGGGAAAATCACACCCGAAATGGAAGATACCGAATCTATAACACTAAGTAAAGTAGAAGAGAATGAGGACGAAATCACCATCTACTTCAATATGATGAATTACGATCTCAATGTAACACTAAGCAAAGAAGGCGATCTTAATCTTGCTGGCAAATTGATGGGAATGATAAAAGTGACTGCTGAAAGAGTCGTAGAAGAATCTGACTTTTACGCCGATAAATGGCTTACCACTTTCATAGGAACTCCTAATGGTGATTCTGAACTAATATTGGATTTGGTACGGAAAGATGGCCAACTGACTGGTACGATCACGCCGAATAAAGAAGGAGCCGAATCTGTGCAACTTGACAGTGTGGAGGAAAGCGAAGAAGGCCTAACTATATACTTCAACATGATGAATTATGACCTCAATGTAACTTTGAGCAAAGAAGATGACCAAAATTTGACTGGTAGCTTAATGGGAATGTTTAAGGTCAAAGGAGTCAGAATGAAATAA
- a CDS encoding NADPH:quinone reductase has product MHWQNRFLFTSTVKPTTLHSILPIVLLDNEGALNFINLNSIVASMKTTFRTKYGNSSELEIKEVPLVQPKANEVLIKVKASTVNRTDQGVLLGKPFIFRFFVGFPKPRYTATGTDFSGIVIEKGSEVTGFEIGEEVFGFLDTGLGTHAEYVCISMDKPIFKKPTNISHQQAAASLEGAHYAYNFLNKVELTENAKVMVNGGTGAIGNAAIQMLLSKGISVVFTYPTDSFEKVKHLKADRMIDYLKEDFTTQDEEFDFVFDAVGKSSFGACKRILKPNGVYISSELGPGGENIPLSILGLFKKRGKKVKFPFPTSPQESIPKIESMLSKGDFVPLIDRSYPLKDIRDAFDYMLTGEKRGSVVVEMNKTT; this is encoded by the coding sequence TTGCATTGGCAAAATAGGTTTCTTTTCACAAGCACAGTAAAGCCCACCACTCTTCATAGTATTTTACCAATTGTACTTTTGGACAATGAAGGAGCATTAAATTTTATAAATTTAAATTCAATTGTAGCAAGTATGAAAACAACTTTCAGGACTAAATACGGGAATTCAAGTGAGCTGGAGATAAAAGAAGTTCCACTAGTACAACCCAAAGCAAACGAAGTGCTTATAAAGGTAAAGGCATCCACAGTAAACCGTACTGACCAAGGTGTTTTGCTAGGGAAACCTTTTATTTTTAGGTTTTTTGTTGGTTTTCCTAAACCTCGATATACCGCTACAGGAACTGATTTCTCGGGAATTGTGATAGAGAAAGGGAGCGAAGTAACTGGTTTTGAAATCGGGGAGGAGGTATTCGGTTTTTTGGATACAGGTTTGGGCACGCATGCCGAATATGTTTGTATTTCAATGGATAAACCGATTTTCAAAAAGCCAACCAATATTTCTCACCAACAAGCCGCGGCTTCTTTGGAAGGTGCACATTATGCCTACAACTTTTTGAACAAAGTTGAGCTTACAGAAAACGCCAAAGTGATGGTGAATGGTGGTACAGGGGCGATTGGGAATGCAGCGATTCAAATGCTGCTTTCAAAAGGAATTAGCGTTGTATTTACTTATCCTACAGATAGTTTTGAAAAAGTGAAGCACTTAAAAGCAGACCGAATGATCGATTATTTAAAAGAAGACTTCACTACGCAAGATGAGGAATTCGATTTCGTTTTTGACGCGGTTGGAAAAAGCTCTTTTGGAGCTTGCAAAAGAATATTAAAGCCAAATGGTGTTTATATTTCTTCAGAATTAGGGCCTGGCGGAGAGAATATCCCCCTTTCAATTTTAGGTCTTTTTAAAAAGAGAGGTAAGAAAGTTAAGTTTCCTTTCCCTACCAGCCCACAAGAGAGTATTCCAAAAATTGAATCTATGTTATCGAAGGGCGATTTTGTTCCATTGATTGACCGATCATATCCATTAAAGGATATTAGAGATGCTTTTGATTATATGCTGACTGGTGAAAAGAGAGGCAGTGTGGTTGTGGAAATGAACAAAACCACATAA
- a CDS encoding cytidine deaminase, producing MKKTVELEQLVYSELNEEKKAFLKEAKIGSKLSYAPYSKFYVGCAVSLADGEIVHGANQENASFPSGLCAERVALFQCAKNLENKIEKIAVFAHSQQYEVPDPLVPCAGCLQVISDIRNRQQQAIEIWLWDGAESVYRADDVSTFLPFHFELKDKTS from the coding sequence ATGAAGAAAACCGTAGAGCTAGAACAACTCGTATACTCAGAGCTAAATGAGGAAAAGAAAGCTTTTTTGAAAGAAGCTAAAATTGGAAGCAAATTATCATATGCCCCTTATTCTAAATTTTACGTAGGCTGTGCGGTATCCCTAGCCGATGGAGAAATTGTTCATGGTGCAAACCAAGAAAATGCTTCCTTCCCATCAGGTCTTTGTGCAGAGCGTGTTGCCCTATTTCAATGTGCCAAAAACCTTGAAAACAAGATTGAGAAAATTGCAGTATTCGCACATTCACAGCAATACGAAGTTCCTGATCCGCTAGTACCATGTGCAGGTTGTTTGCAAGTAATATCGGACATACGCAATCGCCAACAACAAGCTATTGAAATTTGGCTGTGGGACGGTGCAGAATCTGTGTATAGAGCCGATGATGTAAGTACATTTTTACCCTTTCATTTTGAATTAAAAGATAAAACGTCTTAA